The proteins below come from a single Triticum aestivum cultivar Chinese Spring chromosome 5D, IWGSC CS RefSeq v2.1, whole genome shotgun sequence genomic window:
- the LOC123119341 gene encoding acetyl-CoA carboxylase 1 isoform X1: MRDYEKSSLRGCLTEGLVVEVMKMCMPLLLPASGVIHFVMSEGQAMQASGLIARWDLVGPSSGRSAEPFHGTFPKLEPPTAISGKVHQKFAASANSAHMILAGYERSINHVVQDLLNCLDSPEPPLLQWQELMSVLANLTPGRS; encoded by the exons ATGAGGGACTACGAGAAATCCTCACTACGGGGATGTCTAACTGAAGGACTAG TGGTGGAAGTCATGAAAATGTGCATGCCACTGTTACTACCGGCCTCTGGTGTCATTCACTTTGTCATGTCTGAGGGTCAGGCCATGCAG GCGAGTGGCCTCATAGCAAGGTGGGATCTTGTTGGCCCATCTTCTGGTAGGAGCGCTGAACCATTTCATGGCACTTTTCCAAAACTTGAACCTCCAACTGCTATTTCTGGCAAAGTTCATCAAAAGTTTGCTGCAAGTGCGAATTCTGCGCACATGATCCTTGCAGGATATGAACGTAGTATCAATCAC GTTGTACAAGATTTGCTAAACTGCCTAGACAGCCCTGAGCCCCCTCTTCTACAGTGGCAAGAACTCATGTCCGTTTTGGCAAACCTGACTCCTGGAAGATCTTAG
- the LOC123119341 gene encoding acetyl-CoA carboxylase 1 isoform X2, protein MRDYEKSSLRGCLTEGLVVEVMKMCMPLLLPASGVIHFVMSEGQAMQASGLIARWDLVGPSSGRSAEPFHGTFPKLEPPTAISGKVHQKFAASANSAHMILAGYERSINHVPGCAFSFRLYKIC, encoded by the exons ATGAGGGACTACGAGAAATCCTCACTACGGGGATGTCTAACTGAAGGACTAG TGGTGGAAGTCATGAAAATGTGCATGCCACTGTTACTACCGGCCTCTGGTGTCATTCACTTTGTCATGTCTGAGGGTCAGGCCATGCAG GCGAGTGGCCTCATAGCAAGGTGGGATCTTGTTGGCCCATCTTCTGGTAGGAGCGCTGAACCATTTCATGGCACTTTTCCAAAACTTGAACCTCCAACTGCTATTTCTGGCAAAGTTCATCAAAAGTTTGCTGCAAGTGCGAATTCTGCGCACATGATCCTTGCAGGATATGAACGTAGTATCAATCAC GTTCCTGGCTGTGCCTTCTCTTTCAGGTTGTACAAGATTTGCTAA
- the LOC123119342 gene encoding uncharacterized protein yields the protein MPSPAFGQSPASCFRGSANRPRCRPLLPSPIARLERRQLTAAAFRVCGSAIGYNPGPILILVPGPRISGDGLDTGSGAWAPRPLYWPLPFRGRAELVPEHGLWFGFSSHNNKLTSPPLPRRGRPC from the exons ATGCCATCTCCTGCCTTCGGCCAATCGCCCGCCTCCTGCTTTCGCGGTTCCGCCAATCGCCCAAGGTGCCGTCCGCTGCTCCCTTCGCCAATTGCTCGCCTGGAACGTCGTCAGCTGACCGCTGCTGCCTTTCGCGTCTGCGGTTCCGCCATCGGCTATAACCCAG GCCCAATTTTGATTCTCGTCCCGGGGCCCCGAATTTCTGGAGACGGCCTTGACACGGGCAGCGGCGCGTGGGCGCCCCGGCCGTTGTACTGGCCGCTGCCGTTCCGCGGCCGCGCCGAGTTAGTCCCAGAGCACGGCCTTTGGTTCGGCTTCTCGTCCCACAACAACAAGCTGACCTCGCCGCCGCTTCCGAGACGAGGCCGCCCGTGCTGA